In Roseomonas marmotae, a single window of DNA contains:
- a CDS encoding serine hydrolase domain-containing protein translates to MGWMQGFPPPKDRIITQPESVYFSFPRLRWSVCHMRELLPTERISRGLGAPVPLQYLPKQELEDAQRSIDAVKFMPIGGDKAMTWEESFYANYTDGMLILHKGRVVYERYFGCLGDDGEHAAMSMTKSLTGLLAEILIVEGALNESALVSEIIPEIRNSAFATATVRQVMDMTTGLRYSEDYSDPNADIWAYSAAASPFPKPQGYTGPNGYWAYLQQLQPQGRHGEAFHYKTVNSDVLGWIISRVSGKSVTDLASERLWRPMGAEQSAYMTVDGEGVPYAGGGLSAGLRDLGRIGLLMLNEGVINGERLFPAEVVRRIRAGGDPAKFGTAYPALVGGKYSSMWWVYPGDDGIIAARGVYGQTIYVDPSAQMVLVRFASYPRAENPLIDPTSLPAFRAVAAYLKSR, encoded by the coding sequence ATGGGATGGATGCAGGGCTTCCCGCCGCCGAAAGACAGGATCATCACTCAGCCCGAATCAGTCTATTTCAGCTTTCCACGCCTACGCTGGTCCGTGTGCCATATGCGTGAGTTGCTCCCGACCGAAAGGATCAGCCGCGGCCTTGGGGCACCTGTTCCGCTTCAGTATCTCCCGAAACAGGAACTGGAAGATGCGCAGCGGTCGATCGATGCAGTGAAGTTCATGCCGATCGGCGGCGACAAAGCGATGACCTGGGAAGAGTCGTTCTATGCCAACTACACGGACGGAATGCTGATCCTGCACAAGGGCCGGGTGGTTTATGAACGGTATTTCGGCTGCCTCGGCGACGATGGCGAGCATGCCGCCATGTCGATGACGAAATCGCTCACCGGTCTGCTCGCCGAGATACTGATCGTGGAAGGAGCGCTCAACGAATCGGCTCTGGTGTCGGAGATCATCCCGGAGATCAGGAACAGTGCTTTTGCTACCGCCACGGTCCGGCAGGTGATGGATATGACCACCGGCCTTCGCTACTCCGAGGACTACTCAGACCCGAATGCCGACATCTGGGCCTATTCAGCTGCCGCCAGTCCCTTTCCGAAACCGCAGGGTTACACAGGCCCGAACGGATACTGGGCATATCTCCAGCAACTGCAGCCGCAGGGTCGGCATGGTGAGGCGTTCCACTACAAGACCGTCAACTCGGACGTGCTGGGCTGGATCATATCGCGCGTGTCCGGAAAGTCGGTAACGGATCTCGCCTCCGAAAGGCTGTGGCGCCCGATGGGGGCCGAGCAAAGTGCCTATATGACGGTGGACGGTGAAGGCGTTCCCTATGCCGGCGGAGGACTGAGCGCCGGCCTGCGCGACCTGGGCCGGATCGGTCTCCTCATGCTGAACGAAGGCGTCATCAATGGAGAGCGCCTGTTTCCGGCCGAGGTAGTGCGGCGAATTCGCGCCGGCGGCGATCCCGCGAAGTTCGGCACTGCCTACCCCGCGCTGGTGGGGGGTAAGTATAGCAGCATGTGGTGGGTCTATCCCGGAGATGACGGCATCATCGCCGCCCGTGGCGTATATGGGCAGACAATCTATGTGGATCCGTCAGCACAGATGGTTCTGGTGCGCTTCGCATCCTACCCGCGGGCAGAAAATCCGCTCATCGATCCCACTTCGCTCCCTGCATTCCGGGCCGTGGCAGCGTATCTGAAATCGAGGTGA
- the hdhA gene encoding 7-alpha-hydroxysteroid dehydrogenase, producing MFDPKQFRLDSDVVLVTGAGAGIGRAIAQTMAGAGAAVVVSDLKAEAAETVAAGIRQAGGQAAAIVCNVTKEADLQAAVQAAVAHFGSLMVLINNAGGGGPKPFDMPMDDFRRAFELNLFSLFRLSQLAAPHMAAAGHGAILNISSMAGENRNVRMTSYGSSKAAVNHLTRNMAFDLGPHGIRVNAIAPGATRTDALASVLTPEVEKEMLRHTPLKRLGEPQDIANAALFLCSPAASWISGQILTVSGGGVQELD from the coding sequence GTGTTTGATCCCAAGCAGTTCCGACTGGATAGCGACGTCGTGCTGGTCACAGGAGCAGGCGCTGGCATCGGCCGGGCCATCGCCCAGACCATGGCCGGAGCCGGCGCGGCTGTGGTGGTCAGCGACCTTAAGGCCGAGGCCGCCGAAACGGTCGCGGCAGGGATTAGGCAGGCGGGAGGCCAAGCTGCAGCGATTGTCTGCAACGTCACCAAGGAGGCCGATCTGCAGGCTGCCGTGCAGGCAGCGGTCGCGCATTTCGGTAGCCTCATGGTCCTGATCAACAATGCAGGAGGCGGCGGACCAAAACCCTTCGACATGCCCATGGACGACTTTCGCCGGGCCTTCGAGCTCAACCTCTTCTCGCTCTTCCGCCTGTCGCAGTTGGCCGCGCCTCATATGGCAGCGGCGGGCCATGGCGCGATCCTCAATATCTCCTCCATGGCCGGCGAGAACCGTAATGTGCGGATGACGTCCTACGGCTCATCCAAGGCGGCGGTGAATCACCTGACCCGCAACATGGCCTTCGACCTTGGCCCACATGGTATCCGGGTCAACGCCATCGCGCCGGGTGCGACCCGCACGGATGCGCTGGCAAGCGTGCTCACGCCCGAGGTCGAGAAGGAGATGCTACGCCATACCCCCCTCAAGCGCCTGGGGGAGCCTCAGGATATCGCTAACGCAGCCCTCTTCCTGTGCTCCCCGGCCGCCTCCTGGATCAGCGGGCAGATTCTCACGGTCTCCGGGGGCGGCGTGCAGGAACTGGACTGA
- a CDS encoding FkbM family methyltransferase, producing MKMIQRARRWIRRAAYMPRIVEEFSERLTLIEAAMQKLEPLASPQVKPAPSPQVDPLSVYTGFTEADLEVFAPFADIRREPRPGCITNFLGVQMPTRYVRGSEGLAGRVLGLPVPTDGWHSEAVEWIGALKAVLAAQGRFVSLELGAGWGPWSVAAGVAARHLGIAEIRLRAVEADPGHHAFLVEHLHDHGFTSPSAEAYLAAVGAEDGTARWPRVPDPAGDWGSAPQAENAETDHIGRQVQDWMDVRVLGINSLLAAEPIYDLVHIDIQGGELDVCRAGIASLNERARFVIIGTHDSRLHGELIQLFFQNEWVLENEKPPRFRWRQGAKSLVAMVEHDGTLVLRNSRR from the coding sequence ATGAAGATGATCCAACGCGCACGAAGGTGGATAAGGCGTGCAGCCTACATGCCTCGCATCGTCGAGGAATTCAGTGAGCGCCTTACCCTCATTGAGGCGGCGATGCAGAAGCTGGAGCCACTCGCCTCCCCGCAGGTAAAGCCGGCGCCTTCGCCGCAGGTTGATCCCCTCTCCGTCTACACCGGCTTCACGGAAGCCGACCTCGAGGTATTCGCGCCATTCGCCGATATCCGGCGAGAGCCGCGCCCGGGATGCATTACCAACTTTCTGGGCGTGCAGATGCCGACCCGGTATGTGCGGGGCAGCGAGGGACTGGCCGGGCGAGTGCTCGGCTTGCCTGTTCCTACCGACGGCTGGCACTCTGAGGCGGTCGAGTGGATCGGCGCGCTCAAGGCCGTGCTGGCGGCTCAGGGGCGCTTCGTCTCGCTCGAACTGGGTGCCGGCTGGGGGCCGTGGTCTGTTGCCGCCGGCGTCGCCGCGAGGCATCTCGGCATTGCCGAGATCCGCCTGAGGGCGGTTGAGGCCGACCCGGGGCATCACGCCTTTCTCGTCGAGCATCTGCACGACCATGGCTTCACCTCGCCGAGCGCAGAAGCGTATCTTGCCGCTGTCGGGGCCGAGGACGGCACGGCACGCTGGCCAAGGGTGCCGGATCCTGCTGGCGACTGGGGCTCGGCGCCGCAGGCCGAGAATGCGGAAACCGACCATATCGGGCGGCAGGTCCAGGATTGGATGGATGTCAGGGTCCTCGGCATCAACAGTCTTCTCGCCGCTGAACCCATCTATGATCTCGTTCATATCGATATCCAGGGCGGTGAGCTGGATGTATGCCGTGCAGGCATTGCGAGCCTGAACGAGCGCGCCCGTTTCGTCATCATTGGCACCCATGACAGCAGGCTGCATGGGGAGCTCATTCAACTCTTCTTCCAGAACGAGTGGGTGCTGGAGAACGAGAAGCCTCCCCGCTTCAGGTGGAGGCAGGGCGCAAAGTCACTGGTTGCCATGGTGGAGCATGACGGGACCTTGGTGCTCCGCAACTCCCGCCGCTAG
- a CDS encoding glycoside hydrolase family protein, translating into MTSAPAPSPAQPRYASSRRGTDRARPQALQLWNKAGGKVLKGLQRRRRAESLVMLGAAAESAIAAAARDFP; encoded by the coding sequence ATCACATCGGCACCGGCGCCTTCGCCGGCTCAACCGCGCTACGCAAGCTCAAGGCGGGGGACCGACAGGGCGCGGCCACAAGCCCTCCAGCTCTGGAACAAGGCCGGCGGCAAGGTGCTCAAGGGCCTCCAGCGGCGACGGCGGGCTGAGTCCCTGGTCATGCTGGGCGCGGCGGCTGAGAGCGCGATTGCAGCCGCGGCGCGGGATTTTCCGTGA
- a CDS encoding heavy metal translocating P-type ATPase, translated as MARETEAKMLAWRVEGMDCAACVAKVEKAIGRLPGISDIRVNLMGERLSLRREEGGATAEAIERRVAALGYRPTPVSPVPRDHDHADEHGHGAGCCGHDHDHRHNHDHGHHRHGPDAPRLHSHGGIVHAHGAEDEELAAGMPWWRTGKARLVFLIGGLVALAWALAHLMPSLAGWFWLAATLAGLFPFGRRALLLARAGSPFSIETLMSVAALGAILIGAVEEAALVVFLFALGEVLENVAAGRARAGIRALVELLPRSARRETPSGGTEEVPASALRPGDIVRVRPGDRLPCDGEILEGRSAMDESPVTGESMPVARGTGDAVMAGSISTDGALRLRVTRGAGANTLARIQRLVEEATASRAPTQRFIERFSAWWTPAAMVAAASTMLIPPLAFGAEWGTWFYRGLALLLVACPCALVISVPAAMASGLSAGARRGLLVKGGAALEAIGGARTIAFDKTGTLTEGRPRVTDLLPLGATPAEEALRLAAAVEQSSGHPLAKAILAEAEARGITPPPAAGAGALAGRAAHAVVEGRAVSVGSPHHAAESGASLDEARVAALEAEGKTVVAVVADGVALALIALRDEPREDAAAGIAALRGLGLRPVMLTGDNPRTGAAIGGALGMEVEAGLLPADKLRHIGRLKQGGAVAMVGDGINDAPALAAASVGIAMGGGTDVALETADAALLRGQLSGVAELVALSRATLANIRQNVAIAVGLKLVLLVTTLLGVTGLWPAIMADTGATVLVTLNALRLLAWRPRLPGSH; from the coding sequence ATGGCGCGGGAGACAGAGGCGAAGATGCTGGCTTGGCGGGTGGAGGGGATGGATTGTGCCGCCTGCGTCGCCAAGGTGGAGAAGGCGATCGGCCGCCTGCCTGGCATCTCCGACATCCGCGTCAACCTGATGGGGGAGCGGCTGAGCCTGCGCCGCGAAGAAGGCGGTGCCACGGCCGAGGCCATCGAACGGCGCGTGGCGGCGCTGGGCTATCGCCCGACCCCCGTCTCCCCAGTCCCCCGCGACCACGATCACGCGGATGAGCATGGGCATGGCGCCGGCTGCTGTGGCCATGATCATGACCATCGGCACAATCACGATCACGGCCATCACCGCCATGGACCGGATGCGCCCCGGCTGCATTCACATGGAGGCATCGTTCATGCCCATGGCGCCGAGGATGAGGAACTGGCCGCCGGCATGCCCTGGTGGCGCACCGGCAAGGCGCGGCTGGTCTTCCTGATCGGCGGGCTGGTGGCGCTGGCCTGGGCGCTGGCGCATCTGATGCCGTCGCTGGCGGGGTGGTTCTGGCTGGCGGCGACGCTGGCGGGCCTCTTTCCCTTCGGCCGCCGGGCCCTGTTGCTGGCCCGCGCCGGCAGCCCCTTTTCCATCGAGACGCTGATGTCCGTGGCCGCGCTGGGCGCCATCCTCATCGGCGCGGTGGAGGAGGCGGCGCTGGTGGTCTTCCTCTTCGCGCTCGGTGAGGTGCTGGAGAATGTGGCGGCAGGTCGCGCCCGCGCCGGCATCCGAGCCCTGGTGGAGCTGCTGCCCCGCAGCGCGCGGCGGGAAACGCCTTCCGGCGGGACCGAGGAGGTACCCGCCAGCGCCCTGCGCCCCGGCGACATCGTGCGCGTCCGCCCTGGCGACCGCCTGCCTTGCGACGGCGAGATCCTGGAAGGCCGCTCCGCCATGGATGAAAGCCCCGTGACCGGGGAAAGCATGCCCGTGGCGCGCGGCACGGGGGATGCGGTCATGGCGGGCTCCATCAGCACCGACGGCGCGCTGCGCTTGCGCGTCACGCGCGGGGCCGGCGCCAATACCCTGGCTCGCATCCAGCGGCTGGTGGAGGAAGCCACGGCCTCCCGCGCCCCCACCCAGCGCTTCATCGAGCGCTTCAGCGCCTGGTGGACGCCTGCCGCCATGGTGGCGGCGGCATCGACCATGCTGATACCGCCGCTGGCTTTCGGGGCTGAGTGGGGCACCTGGTTCTATCGAGGCCTGGCGCTGCTGCTGGTGGCCTGTCCCTGCGCGCTGGTCATCTCGGTGCCGGCGGCCATGGCCTCCGGCCTTTCCGCCGGCGCGCGGCGCGGGCTGCTGGTGAAGGGCGGTGCGGCGCTGGAGGCGATCGGTGGCGCCAGGACCATCGCCTTCGACAAGACCGGCACGCTGACCGAGGGCCGCCCGCGCGTGACCGACCTGCTGCCCCTGGGCGCCACCCCGGCCGAGGAGGCACTCCGGCTGGCGGCGGCGGTGGAGCAGAGCTCAGGCCATCCCCTGGCGAAGGCCATCCTGGCGGAGGCAGAGGCGCGTGGCATCACGCCGCCCCCGGCTGCCGGCGCCGGCGCCCTGGCGGGCCGCGCCGCCCATGCGGTGGTGGAGGGGCGGGCCGTCTCGGTCGGCAGCCCCCACCACGCCGCCGAGTCCGGCGCCAGCCTGGACGAGGCGCGGGTCGCGGCGCTGGAAGCCGAGGGCAAGACGGTGGTGGCCGTGGTGGCCGATGGCGTGGCGCTGGCCCTGATCGCCCTGCGGGACGAGCCGCGCGAGGATGCCGCCGCCGGCATCGCCGCCCTGCGCGGCCTGGGGCTGCGCCCGGTGATGCTGACCGGCGACAATCCGCGCACCGGCGCCGCCATCGGCGGGGCACTGGGGATGGAGGTCGAGGCCGGGCTGCTGCCGGCGGACAAGCTGCGCCACATCGGCCGGCTGAAGCAGGGAGGCGCGGTCGCCATGGTGGGCGACGGCATCAACGACGCGCCCGCACTGGCCGCCGCATCGGTCGGCATCGCCATGGGCGGCGGCACCGATGTGGCACTGGAGACCGCTGACGCGGCCCTGCTGCGCGGCCAGCTCTCCGGCGTGGCGGAGCTGGTGGCGCTCTCCCGCGCCACGCTCGCCAATATCAGGCAGAACGTCGCCATCGCCGTGGGGCTGAAACTGGTGCTGCTGGTCACCACCCTGCTCGGCGTGACGGGCCTCTGGCCCGCCATCATGGCGGACACCGGCGCCACGGTGCTGGTGACGCTGAACGCGCTGCGCCTGCTTGCCTGGCGCCCCCGCCTGCCCGGATCACACTGA
- a CDS encoding amylo-alpha-1,6-glucosidase, whose translation MQPRPRPQTESAPAAQASLQERRPRTLKHGDSFGLFDRSGDLDGLPGSPEGLYHLDTRYLSRLRLLVNGQSPVLLGSDLNVEDTSLTCDLTNAAVPGTAEDGTARGQLHLRRSKFVWNGACHERIAIRNFGDQTLSARVDFAFGADFADLFEVRGRTRPRRGRMHEAGIGRSEVVLRYTGLDEITRSALLGFCPQPASIGPAEACYTLTLPPGGREVLFLSVSMSEAPAGEARPPEEPPLAPNHAFHAALRASRRAQRRATARAAKVETSHDIFNEVLRRAADDLGMLLTEKPGGPYPYAGIPWFSTAFGRDGLITAWQVLWFDPAIARGVLHFLASTQAEAEDPANDAEPGKILHEMRAGEMARLREVPYGRYYGSVDSTPLFVMLAAAYLDRSGDTATLRDIWPNVEAALGWIDRYGDRDGDGFVEYQRRTPQGLINQGWKDSGDSIFHADGSLAEGPIALVEMQAYVFAAWRAAARIARVLDLPARAEGLEARAARLREDFDAAFWDEALGTYVLALDGAKRPCRVRSSNAGHALFAGIARPERAARLVRTLMDPASFSGWGIRTLAAGEVRYNPMSYHNGSVWPHDNALIAEGFSNYGYRAEAARVLEGMFGAAEHLELRRLPELFCGFPRRKGAGPTPYPVACAPQAWAAVAPLSLLSSCLGMNFSPKIGCVGFQRPSLPSLLDSVVLRDLRLGEARIDIGFHRVDQEVGMAVLARQGDIRATMTS comes from the coding sequence GTGCAGCCACGGCCCAGACCACAGACCGAATCCGCCCCTGCCGCCCAGGCCTCGCTGCAGGAGCGGCGGCCGCGCACGCTGAAACATGGGGACAGCTTCGGCCTCTTCGACCGCTCCGGCGACCTGGATGGCCTGCCCGGCAGCCCGGAAGGGCTTTACCACCTCGATACCCGCTATCTCTCCCGCCTGCGCCTGCTGGTGAACGGGCAGTCGCCGGTGCTGCTGGGCTCGGACCTGAATGTCGAGGATACCAGCCTGACCTGCGACCTGACCAATGCCGCCGTGCCCGGTACTGCCGAGGACGGGACGGCCCGCGGTCAGCTGCATCTCCGCCGCAGCAAGTTCGTCTGGAATGGCGCCTGCCATGAACGCATCGCCATCCGCAACTTCGGCGACCAGACCCTCTCTGCGCGGGTGGACTTCGCCTTCGGTGCGGATTTCGCCGATCTCTTCGAGGTGCGTGGCCGCACGCGCCCCAGGCGGGGCAGGATGCATGAGGCCGGGATCGGCCGGTCAGAGGTGGTGCTGCGCTATACCGGGCTCGACGAGATCACCCGCAGCGCCCTCCTGGGCTTCTGCCCACAACCCGCGAGCATCGGCCCAGCAGAGGCCTGCTATACGCTGACGCTGCCGCCGGGTGGGCGGGAGGTACTCTTCCTCTCCGTCAGCATGTCCGAGGCACCCGCCGGGGAGGCCAGGCCGCCGGAGGAGCCGCCGCTGGCGCCCAACCACGCTTTCCATGCGGCGCTGCGCGCCTCCCGCCGCGCGCAGCGGCGGGCCACGGCCCGCGCCGCGAAGGTCGAAACCTCGCACGACATCTTCAACGAGGTGCTGCGCCGAGCCGCCGATGACCTGGGCATGCTGCTGACTGAGAAGCCCGGCGGCCCCTATCCCTATGCCGGCATCCCCTGGTTCAGCACCGCTTTCGGCCGCGACGGGCTGATTACCGCCTGGCAGGTGCTGTGGTTCGACCCGGCCATCGCACGCGGCGTGCTGCATTTCCTGGCCTCCACCCAGGCGGAAGCCGAGGATCCGGCCAATGATGCCGAGCCCGGCAAGATCCTGCACGAGATGCGGGCCGGCGAAATGGCGCGGCTGCGGGAGGTGCCCTATGGGCGGTACTACGGCAGCGTCGACTCCACGCCGCTCTTCGTCATGCTGGCCGCCGCCTATCTGGACCGTAGCGGAGATACCGCGACGCTGCGGGACATTTGGCCCAATGTCGAGGCCGCGCTGGGCTGGATCGACCGCTATGGCGACCGGGACGGCGACGGCTTCGTCGAATACCAGCGCCGCACGCCGCAGGGGCTGATCAACCAGGGCTGGAAGGACAGCGGCGACAGCATCTTCCACGCCGACGGCAGCCTGGCCGAGGGGCCGATCGCCTTAGTTGAGATGCAGGCCTATGTCTTCGCGGCATGGCGTGCCGCCGCGCGGATCGCCCGCGTGCTGGACCTGCCGGCGCGCGCCGAGGGGCTGGAGGCTCGCGCCGCCCGGCTGCGGGAGGATTTCGACGCCGCCTTCTGGGACGAGGCGCTGGGCACCTATGTCCTGGCGCTGGATGGCGCCAAGCGGCCCTGCCGCGTCCGCAGCTCCAATGCCGGCCATGCGCTCTTCGCCGGCATCGCCAGGCCGGAGCGTGCGGCGCGGCTGGTGCGTACCCTGATGGACCCCGCCAGCTTCTCCGGCTGGGGCATCCGCACGCTGGCGGCGGGCGAGGTCCGCTACAACCCCATGAGCTACCATAACGGCTCCGTCTGGCCGCACGACAACGCCCTGATCGCGGAGGGCTTCTCCAACTATGGCTACCGGGCCGAGGCCGCGCGGGTGCTGGAAGGAATGTTCGGCGCTGCCGAGCACCTGGAGCTGCGCCGCCTGCCGGAACTCTTCTGTGGCTTTCCCCGCCGCAAAGGTGCCGGCCCGACGCCATACCCCGTGGCCTGCGCCCCACAGGCCTGGGCAGCGGTGGCCCCGCTCTCGCTGCTCTCCTCCTGCCTCGGGATGAACTTTTCTCCGAAGATCGGCTGCGTCGGCTTCCAGCGGCCGTCGCTGCCTTCCCTTCTGGATTCCGTGGTGCTGCGGGACCTGCGGCTGGGAGAGGCACGGATCGATATCGGCTTCCACCGGGTGGACCAGGAAGTCGGCATGGCGGTGCTGGCACGGCAGGGAGACATCCGGGCCACCATGACGAGCTAA
- a CDS encoding cupin domain-containing protein, translated as MPHDGHDHSSLQGPPDGWKHTGVRVIPGGSLDENTAQTPGMHRAAAINLARVGAQKIWAGTVHIHANAKTGAHHHGPLESVIYVVKGRARMRWGENLEFVAEAGPGDFIYVPPYVPHQEINASSDETLECVLVRSDNEAVVVNLDIEPAEKPENVPWIDPIHKA; from the coding sequence ATGCCGCATGACGGCCACGACCATTCCTCGTTGCAGGGGCCGCCGGACGGCTGGAAGCATACGGGCGTCCGGGTGATCCCCGGCGGCAGCCTGGACGAGAACACCGCCCAGACACCGGGAATGCACCGCGCCGCCGCCATCAACCTGGCACGGGTGGGCGCGCAGAAGATCTGGGCCGGCACGGTACACATCCACGCCAATGCCAAGACCGGGGCCCATCATCACGGACCGCTGGAGAGCGTAATCTATGTGGTGAAGGGGCGCGCCCGCATGCGCTGGGGCGAGAACCTGGAATTCGTCGCCGAGGCCGGACCGGGCGACTTCATCTACGTGCCGCCCTACGTGCCGCATCAGGAGATCAATGCCTCCAGCGACGAGACGCTGGAATGCGTGCTGGTGCGCAGCGACAACGAGGCGGTGGTGGTGAACCTGGATATCGAGCCGGCGGAGAAGCCGGAGAACGTGCCCTGGATCGACCCGATCCATAAGGCCTAA
- a CDS encoding FdhF/YdeP family oxidoreductase — protein MSDGTRIEPYEGPAGGWGSLKSVEGILHREGRLVGGNAILMKQNKPDGFGCVSCAWEKPAVPHTFEYCENGAKATAWEITSKRTTADFFAAHSLAELRGWRDHDLEAHGRLTQPMRWDPETDKYRPVSWDDAFQEIGAELRRLEPDQAVFYVSGRASLEASYMWGLFARLHGTNNLPDSSNMCHESTSVALPESIGVAVGTVSLDDFHHSDCIFFFGQNPGSNSPRMLHPLQEASKRGVPIITFNPLHERGLERFLNPQAPLEMLTGSETRISTQYHQVKAGGDIAAIMGMCKALIEADDAKGGGVLDHDFIAQHTSGFEDFARAARDTEWAEIEQESGLTRKAMEAAARCYAQSKAVIGIYGMGLTQHRRGVENVQMLANLLLLRGNIGKPGAGICPVRGHSNVQGQRTIGITEKPELVPLDRLAEQYNFQPPRSTGLNTVEACQAIIDGSVRAFLALGGNFIRAVPETQAMEDAWPRLRLSVQIATKLNRSHLIPGEVTYLLPCLGRIEIDRQSTGAQGVSIEDSNGQIHPSRGIAEPAGPHLRSEPAIIAGLAKATLPMNARVPWDEWVADYSRIRDAAAETYPDIFVDFNARLRQPGGFPRPRAARERVWKTSTGKANFISPAGLRADPDVPLDREGVLQLITLRSNDQFNTTVYGYEDRFRGVSGTRDVVFVSRNDMVRLGLEEGQAVTLASAAGDGKERQVSGLRVVAYDLPDGCIAAYYPECNRLIPLWHHAERSKVPAAKSVPVHIQPEGRAA, from the coding sequence ATGAGCGACGGAACCCGGATTGAACCCTATGAAGGCCCGGCGGGCGGCTGGGGGTCGCTGAAATCGGTGGAGGGTATCCTGCACCGGGAGGGCAGGCTGGTGGGCGGCAACGCCATCCTGATGAAGCAGAACAAGCCGGACGGCTTCGGTTGCGTGAGCTGCGCCTGGGAGAAGCCTGCGGTGCCGCACACCTTCGAATACTGTGAAAACGGCGCCAAGGCGACAGCCTGGGAGATCACGTCCAAGCGTACGACAGCGGATTTCTTCGCGGCCCACAGTCTGGCGGAGCTGCGCGGCTGGCGCGACCACGACCTGGAGGCGCATGGGCGTCTCACCCAGCCGATGCGCTGGGACCCCGAGACGGACAAGTACCGGCCCGTCAGCTGGGACGATGCCTTCCAGGAGATCGGGGCCGAACTTCGCAGGCTTGAGCCGGACCAGGCGGTCTTCTACGTCTCCGGCCGCGCTTCGCTCGAAGCTTCCTACATGTGGGGGCTTTTCGCGCGGCTGCATGGCACCAACAACCTGCCCGACTCCTCCAACATGTGCCACGAGAGCACGTCGGTCGCGTTGCCGGAGAGCATCGGCGTGGCGGTTGGCACCGTATCGTTGGATGATTTCCACCATAGCGACTGCATCTTCTTCTTCGGGCAAAATCCGGGCTCGAACAGCCCGCGCATGCTGCACCCCTTGCAGGAGGCATCGAAGCGCGGCGTGCCCATCATCACCTTCAACCCGCTGCATGAGCGCGGCCTGGAGCGGTTCCTGAATCCTCAGGCGCCGCTGGAGATGCTGACGGGTTCGGAAACCCGCATCTCCACGCAGTATCATCAGGTGAAGGCGGGGGGCGACATCGCCGCCATCATGGGCATGTGCAAGGCGCTGATCGAGGCGGACGATGCCAAGGGCGGCGGCGTGCTGGACCACGACTTCATCGCCCAGCACACCTCGGGCTTCGAGGATTTCGCCCGCGCGGCACGCGATACCGAATGGGCGGAGATCGAGCAGGAATCCGGGCTGACGCGAAAGGCGATGGAAGCCGCGGCGCGCTGCTACGCCCAGTCCAAGGCGGTGATCGGCATCTACGGCATGGGCCTGACGCAGCACCGGCGCGGCGTCGAGAACGTGCAGATGCTGGCGAATCTTCTGCTGCTGCGCGGCAATATCGGCAAGCCCGGGGCCGGCATCTGCCCGGTGCGCGGCCATTCCAACGTGCAGGGCCAGCGCACCATCGGCATCACCGAGAAGCCGGAACTGGTGCCGCTGGACAGGCTGGCCGAGCAATACAATTTCCAGCCGCCCCGCAGCACCGGCCTGAACACGGTGGAGGCATGCCAGGCCATCATCGACGGGAGCGTGCGCGCCTTCCTGGCCCTCGGCGGCAATTTTATTCGTGCGGTGCCGGAGACACAGGCAATGGAAGATGCCTGGCCCCGCCTCAGGCTTTCGGTGCAGATCGCCACCAAGCTGAACCGCAGCCATCTGATCCCCGGCGAGGTGACCTACTTGCTCCCCTGCCTCGGGCGGATCGAGATCGACCGGCAGAGCACCGGCGCGCAGGGCGTCTCGATCGAGGATTCCAACGGGCAGATCCATCCCTCGCGCGGCATTGCCGAGCCGGCGGGGCCGCATCTGCGCTCCGAGCCCGCCATCATCGCCGGGTTGGCCAAGGCCACGCTGCCCATGAATGCACGCGTGCCCTGGGACGAGTGGGTTGCGGATTACAGCCGCATCCGCGACGCGGCGGCCGAGACCTATCCCGATATCTTCGTGGATTTCAACGCGCGGCTGCGCCAGCCCGGCGGCTTTCCGCGCCCCCGCGCGGCACGGGAGCGGGTATGGAAGACCAGCACCGGCAAGGCCAATTTCATCAGCCCCGCCGGGCTGCGCGCCGACCCCGATGTGCCGCTGGACCGGGAGGGCGTGCTGCAACTGATCACGCTCCGCTCCAACGACCAGTTCAACACCACTGTCTACGGCTATGAGGATCGCTTCCGCGGCGTCAGCGGAACGCGTGACGTGGTCTTCGTCAGCCGCAACGACATGGTGCGCCTCGGCCTGGAGGAAGGTCAGGCGGTCACCCTCGCCAGCGCCGCGGGGGATGGGAAGGAGCGGCAGGTCAGCGGGCTCCGCGTGGTGGCCTATGACCTGCCGGACGGCTGCATCGCCGCCTATTATCCCGAATGCAACCGGCTGATCCCGCTCTGGCACCATGCGGAGCGCAGCAAGGTGCCGGCGGCGAAATCGGTTCCTGTCCACATCCAGCCGGAGGGGAGGGCGGCATGA